Part of the bacterium genome is shown below.
TCTGGTGTATGTACATCGGAATGTCCATGACCTTCCTGCTGATGCACTGGACGGGCATGGAGGGCATGGCGCGCCGCACCTACGTTTACCGCCCGCAGTTTGAAGGCATGAATCAAATTATGTCGTTCGGTTATGTCTTCATGCTCCTCGGCGGTATTCTCTTCTGCTGGTCGCTCGTCAAAGCTATCCGGAAGCCGGTGACGACTCCGCTCAACGACGACCCGTGGAATGTCAATGACATTCAGGGTTCCCTCGAGTGGAAGACCAGCTCTCCGCCGCCCAAGGAGAACTTTAAGACGATTCCGGTCGTCCCCTAAGAAATTTGAAATAGGAAATTAGAAACAGGAATACGGATTAACATTCGCGTGCTTCCGCCTTCTTCTTTCTAATTTCACATTTCCTATTTCCTATTCTTAATTATGACTGACATATCGCCTGCGCGCAGGCTGGCCTCATGGCTGCTGTTTCTCTCCATGCTCATCACCATATTGATGTTGTGGGGAGGTTTTGTGAGAATATCCGGCTCAGGACTTTCAATTCCGGATTGGCCGTTAATAAATGGAAGTCTTCTGCCGCCGTTTTCAGAAGAAGGTTGGCAGGCGGTCTTTGACGATTACAAGCAAGCCTATCCGGCGCTGACGGACGGCATGAGCCTCGGCACCTTCGAGACTCAATTCGCGATTGAATATTTCCATCGCTTCCTCGCCGCGCTTGTCGGTATCGTGCTGCTCGCCATCATCATTCGCGCACGCAAGCATCCCGAAGTCTGGGCGGTATCGAAAAGACCCCTGCTATGGTCGGGAGGATTGATACTGGTGCAGGCCATTCTCGGCGGCATGGTAGTCAAACTCGATTTAGCTGCCGCTGTGCTCGCGATTCATCTGGGCATGGCCTATGTCATCTTTGCAATTCTGTTCTGGCAGGCGCTGAAGCTGTCACGACTGGGAGATCCGCTCAGAGCGGGACACGAAAAGGCGCAGCGTTTCGGAAAAGAAGCTATCGCCGCCACGCTCATTCAAGTCATGTCCGGCGGACTGGTCGCAGGGACAGGCGCGGGATTGGTGATGAACACATGGCCGAAAGTCGGAGACCACTGGATTCCGCCGCTGTCCGTCATGTGGGGCGATTTCTATTCGCCGGTCTGGGCAAACCTCTGGCAAAACCAGATTCTGATTCAGTTCTTTCACAGATGGTGGGCATTCATCGTCGCCGGAGCTGTAATTCATCTCATTATCAAAGCGATGAAGATGAATCTTTCGCCGCGCGGCAGGCTCGCGCTGCGTGCCACCGCCACCATCCTTGTGCTGCAAATTCTGCTCGGCATCGGAAATCTGCTGATGAAGGTGCCGCCGTACATGGCCATACTGCATCTCGCCGTTGCGTTTCTGCTCTATATGGTCTTGATTATCGTGACACACGAAGTGGCGTACGAACCAGCGTAACGAAGTTCATCATGTCTCAATTCCGCGATTACATTAACCTCATGAAGCCGTCCATTATGCTGCTGGTGCTGCTCACCGGCGCGGCGGCGCTCATGCTTGAAGGTTCGTTCGGCGCGGGGAATTGGGAGTTCTGGGCGATATTGCTCGGATTAATGCTCACGGGCGGATGCGCCAACGGACTGAATCAGTATTTCGAACGCGACATTGACGCGCAGATGGGTCGGACCAAGAACCGCAGACCGCTCGCGCTGAGGAAGATGGAGCCGAAGCATGCCCTTGTGTTTGTCGTCTCCTGCGGTGTGATTGCGATTCTGCTCTTCGGCCTGCTGTTCAACTGGCTTTCCGCCGCCGCAGCGTTCGCCACGATTGTCTTCTACAGCTTCTACTACACGCTTTGGCTGAAGCCGCGCACGCACTTGAACATCGTTATCGGCGGCGCCGCCGGAGCCATGGCGCCTATCATCGCGTGGATTGCCGCGACCGGAACACTTTCGTTCACGCCGTGGCTGCTGTTTCTGATTGTATTCTTCTGGACGCCGCCGCACTTCTGGGCGCTGGCGCTCTGTGTCAAGAAGGACTACGCGCGCGTCTCGATTCCGATGCTCCCCGTTATCAAGGGCGACCACGAAACGCGCCGTCAAATCCTGCTCTACACCTTTGTGCTCGTGGCCATTTCGCTTTTGCTGCATGCCGGATTGCTGTACATGACCGCCGCGCTTGTGCTCGGCGGATTGTTCGTCTATAAAGCCTGGAAACTCTTGAAGGGAGCCGAGCAGAACTACGCCTGGGGTCTCTTCAAATACTCGATTGTCTATCTCACCGCGCTGTTTGTGATTATCATGGCCGACGCGGCCATCACCAAGTAAGCGGCGCACGTCCGTGAAAGGTTTCCGAACGTGGAAACGCAAGAAGAACTGAAATCGGCTGAAACAAAGCGCAAGAACAAAAAACTTGCCCTGCTGCTGCTTATTCCCGTGGTCGTGCTGATGTTCGGCTTCACCTACGCACAGGTGCCGCTGTTCCGCATGTTCTGCCAGAAAATCGGCATCTCGATTTCGCCGCTCAATGAAGTCGAATATGCGAGCACAGGCCGCATGTGCAAGGTGCTCTACACCGGTGTGACCGCCGGCACCCTGCCCGTTTATTTCAAGCCGAAGGAATCCGTGCAGACCGTCGAAGTGGGACAGCCCTTCAAGAACAGCTACCGCTTCGTCAATATGTCCAAGGACACCGTGCATTTCCGTCCCGTGCACTCGATTCTGCCCGAAGGCGCCGCGACCAAATTCACCATGACAAAGTGTTTCTGCTTTGATGACCAGACCATGGCCCCGGGTGCCGAGCGCGAGTTTGAAGTCGTTTCGGTCTTAAGTGCCGATATGGATGCGTCCATCGAGCAGGTGACGCTGCACTACACGCTGTTTGAAAAAGACCCCGAGACGATGGAGAAAAACCGCGAGATTCCCAATATCGCTTCGGGGACCGCGACGGGAGGGAGCAACTGATGCATTCACAGCCGTTACCGCCTGAAGTCAGAACCCGCAACAGAAAAGCCGTGATGTGGATTGTCGGAGTCGTTGGCGTCATCACAATTCTATCGCTGCTCTATCTCGTCAAATTCGGCGTCAATTTTCAACGCCACGGCTTTCACTGACAAGCCGGACACGCGACCCATTGCGCTGACGCCGGCGCATCTGTTTTACCCGTTATTCCGATATTGAACATTGGAATCCGCAAACTGAAACATCTTTAGTATGTCCCACACCGCATCTCACGGGCACGACGCCCATCACGATCACATTCATCTGCCGCCGCCCAGCTACTGGCCAATCTTCACGGCCATGTCGGTCGGACTGCTCCTGACGGGCGTTCTGATGTGGCTCTGGGAAGCGTCCATGAGCATGTCCGCCATTTTTATCGGCGCATCTCTGTCCGTTTTCGGAATGATGGGCTGGTGTCAGGCGCTCATCAAGGAAAACGCCGATATCCCCAACATCCTCGAAGACGACAAGTGGATGAAGATGGGACTGAAGCTCTTCCTGGTTTCGGAAGCGGCCATCTTCGGTGCGTTCTTCGGGCATCACTACTACACCCGCTTCGATTTCCCGCAGTGGCCCCCTGTCGGCGCGCCGCATCTCGATACCACTCTGCCTGCTATCGCCACGCTGATTCTGATGACGTCATCCGTGACCATGGAGTATTCGCACCATCTGCTCAAGCACGACAAGCGCGAAAAGTCCCGGCTGTGGCTTGGCATCACCTTCATTCTGGGTATCGTCTTCTTGGGCTTCCAAGGGCATGAATACGGCTTCCTCAAAGCCTATGATCAGTTCACGCTGTCCAGCGGCATGTTCGGCTCGCACTTCTTTGCCATGACCGGATTCCACGGAGCCCACGTTGCCACCGGAATCATCATGATGGCCATTGTCTGGCTCCGCATGAGACTGGGTCACTATACCCCTGAACGGCACTTCAGCTTTGCCGCCGCCTCGTGGTACTGGCACTTTGTGGACGTTATCTGGATTTTCCTGTTCTTCACGATTTACCTGTTCTAATTTCCCGGCATTTGATTGGAAACGGCGGTCACGGTTGGCCGCCGTTTTTGTTGCCGCCGGTGCGCAATTTCCCACACACCGAATACTTGCAAAAATTATCCAAAAACAAAGAGTTGCGTATGTGTCTGGATTATTCAACGAGACTCCTGCCATGCCTCTGATTCGGCGGTCAAACTGCGTTCGTGCCCTGTTACGTCATATCTAAAGCGATAATTTGACGACTCATAAATTTCGTCCAACCGGGTGACGGAAATTGTATTTGACCGCACGATTCTATTGCATTCCCAATAAGCCTGACGTATCTTTGTCACAGTGCCAACCCGAAACTCAACTTCATCCATGTCAAAATCCGCGAATTTGTGCCGATTTGCGATTCTCTTGACCTGTCTGCTTGGACTGCGGATGGACGCAGCCGCGCAGCCCCTTGTCGGCTCGGCGGCTCCCAATTTTACACTCAATTTCAGCAACGGCGGCAGCTTCACCCTGTCCAGCCTGCTGGGCGAAGTCGTGCACCTCAACTTCTTCGGTGCCACCTGCGGTGACTGTATTGCCGACGGGTTGCTGTCCGAGGAAATCTATGACCTGTTCGCAACCAACACCGCCTTCAATATCATTGGCATAGATGTCTGGAATCTCCCTGCGGCGTATGTCAACACAACCTTCCGCACAAACTCCGGCATCACCTATCCGCTGCTGGTGCAAGGCCGTAACACGGCCATTGCCTACAACATGGAGGTCAACCCTGTTCCCTCCACGACGGATATCGAGCACCGCGGTCACGTCATCATTGACCAGCAGGGAATCATCCGCTATTACGCGATCTACAATCCCTTCGATGAAACACAGCAGGCGGAGATGATTTGCGTCATCAAGAACCTGCTCGGCATCGCGCCGCCGCCGCCGCAGAATGCGGCCATCATCCGCATGGATGAATTCGGACCCTTGAAGCTTTGCTGGCAGCCTGCAGTTGAACCGGAGGGCTGTGACATGAGGTATCTGGTCTTCAAGTCCTTCGCCGGTGATTGGAGCGACGAGGAGTTTGTCACTTCCACATTCGAGACGGCCATCATGCTGACTTCCTTTCCCGATTCCACGTGTATCTTTCACGTCGTCGCAGAACGGCAAATGCCCTGAGCGATGCGCGTTTGACCCAAAGCAAAAACCCCGCGATGTGCGGGGTTTTCTCGTCTATGCAGGTATTGAATCGCTTCAGCCCGCAATCACTCGATAAGGAATAGACCAGCCGGATGCGTCATAGGGAGCTTCGTCGTCGTAAATCGTCTGGTCGTCAATGAAGTCCAGTCCGATGTGATGAACTCCCCGGCGCTGAGCGGCCACATAGCTGCCCGAATAAATTCCGTCACCCGCCACATCATCGGGTGCAATTCCGTCATCCTTCAGCGGCAGCCGCGGCAGTCTTCCTCCGCGATATACATTCGGCCTCAACATGCCAATCGGAGCCGGAAGATTGCCTTCCACTTCGACATACACCGTCACCGTCTCTCCCTGATACACATAGGGCAGGCTCTCGCGGTCAAAGAATGTGCGCAGCGGATTATCCAGCTCAACGATGATGTCGCCTCTGCCGTCCACCGCAACCATGCTTAAAATGCCCACGGAATTCGGATTCGGCTCCACACTCTCCATGGTCTCGGGAGTAATGGCTTCGATGCGCCAATTGCGGCGGGGATAGGGCGAATTGTCTATCCTGACCGCGCGCGCCTTCCGCACCAAATCGTTGAACATCGGCTTGTCAATCGTCTCCATCTCATCGTCTGTCAATTCAGTTAATAAGCGGAAACTGCCGTCGAAACTGCGCACGCGTGTCAGCACCGCATGATTGCGGTCAATGAACTCCACGCTTACCCGTTCGCGTTCACGGTGGCCGATTCTCCACCAACCCAGCGGCTCTATCTCTTCATCCAGGCCGCGCAGTTCAGCTGCATTTATCCCCTCCGAGCCGTCCTGCCACACCTCCGGGTCCTCCACGTCATAGTCGGACAGAAACAGCTCCTGCAGCGCCTCCTCGTCCGTAATGTCCGTTGAATAGTCGTCATGATAGTAGTGCTGATCCATTTCGCAGCCGAAGAAGAACAGCGCAAGCGATGCGCTCATCGCTAACTTCGTGAGCAAGCTGATTTTGCCACTCATAGCATGTCCTTTTTTGTTGTGTTTCTCATCATCTTGCCTCAGGCTTTCAGAAGTTTGACACAACCGACCTGCAGAGGTTTAATTGCGCTAAAATCCTACCGTCAGCGCAGCTCCGGCACGCTCAAACCATATCCACAGCGCCGAAACACCCCAGCCCTGACCGGAATCGAAATTCAGCATCGCGTGCGGTTTGCGTCCGTCGTTCATCAACAAGGTGCTGAAGTTTTTCGACAGTTTTACCGTCGCGCCGAAGGGAAACGTGAATCCTTCCTCCCACTCGCTGTAGTTGACCGACACATAGGGCGATACGGGAAGCTTTTGAATCGTCTTGGCTGCCGTCAAATAGTAACATTGCGTGCCCTCCGGGGAACCTATGCGGTCGCTTGATGTGCCCAATGACAAATTGGGCTTGAAGCGTGACTCGTCCAGAACGCGAATGTTCCCGCGAATCCCGACTTCCGACACGCCGGGATTGAATTCCAACCCCGCATTCACGCGCGGATGAAACAGGTAATCCGCTGTGAACCGCCAGCGGGGACGATCTATTTCCGTATCTACAAATCTTCCGCTGAAAGAGAACCGTCTTAAGCTGCTCGAACCGAGCAGCACACCCTCGCCGGGTCACCCCGTTCAGGACGGCACCAGCGAGACAATGCCGTCCGGTTCAGGTTCGTCACTCCAATTCAACCAGACTTCCGGGTCGCGCAGAAACGCGTCGCGGTGTGCTTCCGTGTCGAAGGCGTATACCTTGCCGTTGTATTCCGCGAAATGTGACAGCACTTTCGCCGTCGAATCGTCGTCCAGAATATCGCACATCATGCACGGCAGAAACAGCAGAGGCTTCTGCGCGAAAGCCGTTGCTGCTGCAATCAGAAGTGCTGCGATAACTCTCGTCACGTACCGATCCTGCCAATTGCTTTATCCATTCAGCTCCCGCAAGACAATACCATTCGGCCTGTGGCCGACAGACACGTCCGTAATTTTGGCACGGGACGCGGTATCAACAACGGAAACCGTACCCGCTCCTTGGTTCGTAATGTAGGCCTTTACACCATCAGACGTAAAGGCAATCGCGTGAGCATCCGCGCCGGTCGCAATCTCCGCGACACGCGACCAGCCGGAATCGGATTGCTCAAATATGACGACTTTTCCTGAATCGGCGTTTGACACCCACAGTTCGTTGCGTGCGGTCAGCAGGGCCGCGTATCCGGGCTTAAAGCCGAGGTCAATCGTGGCCGACACCGAAGACGAGTCGTGATGAAACACGGATATTGTGCGGCTGTTTTCGTTGTCCACGTACATCCAACCGTTCCCACCGGGCCATGCCCCAACCGGATTCTCGCCAACAGGAATTGTTCGCAAGTACTGCCGGCTGGCGACGTCATACACAGTCACATCTGCGGAGGCGCCGTTGGCCGCGAAAGCAAGATGTCCGTCGCTTGAAAACGTCACTTCAGCCGGTTCGTCTCCGGCGGGAAGCGTGGCGATACTCTGCAGCGTCTCGCTGTTGACCACATGCACTTGTCCGCTATCACTCATCTCAGCAAACCATAGCGTTGTGCCGTCCGGTGAAAATGCGACGTTATGTATCCCAGATTCGGTGTCGCGGGATGCGATCGTTGCACCGGTGACGGCATTCACGACCACCGCCGATCCGCCTGCGTCTCCATGTCCCCCGTGCCCGCCGCTGAGATCCGCGCCTACCGCGCCCACCGCTATTCGTGCTTTGTCCGGACTGAGTGAAACATGGTGCGGCCACGAGACAGCCAGGCGGTTCATCTTGCGCAGCGGCAGTGCGCCTGCAAGCTGATCCGTCCGCAAATCAATTACTGCAAGACTTCCCTGTTCACCCATCACAACATACGCAGCTGGAAAATCCACCACCAGGGAGGCTGAGGTAGTGCTGTCACTGTCCGAGCAACCGCTATACAACAGAACTGCGGCAAGCAGCGCAGGCGCGATCACGAGTTGGAAGATGCTCATGCGCTACTCCTTTGTGTCGGATTCCTTGCTTGCTTCGGCAGGCTTCGCCGCCGCGTCAATCATCGCCAGATACTTGTCAGGGTCCTTTTCAAACGTCGCAATGCAGTTCCCGCAGCAAAACTTTACGATGCGGTTCTTGTAATTATGCACCACCGGTTCGCCCATGCCGCCCAGCTTCTCGCCGCTCACGACACACGTCTCAAGCGGATAGCTCGCGCTCTGAGCCTCGGCAATCTTCCTGTCCAGAATTTTCATCGAGCTGGCAAGGTCCTTCTCAAAGGTGCCGATGCAGTTCGCGCAGCAGAACTTCACCTCGCGTCCCTCGTAGACCTTTGTCACCGGCTCGCCCATGCCGCCCAACGTTTCACCGCTCACCGGACAAACGGTCAACGGATATTTGTTCGCGGCGCTTACTTCAGTTGCTGTCGCTGCTTCGGCCTTCACCATTGTCGCGTTATCTTCAGCGAAGGCTGCAAGGCTCATGCACATTGCCAGTGCGGCAATCATCATCTTCTTCATCGTTGTTATTCTCCCTTTTTGTTGTTACTGTCTATGCACCATAGCGCCAGGTCAGCGCCAGTGAAAAAGTGCGCCCAAGCTGCGGGCCGTAAATCAAACTTGAATCCAATAGCAGCCTGCCGTTTTCATCCCGCAGATACGGGTCATCCGGCTGAGTCCAATCGAATAGGTTATTCACCGAACCGGATACACTTAACTGCTTCCATGACTTCGTCAATCCGAAATTCCATATCGCGTAGGCCGGTGACTTGTCACGATTGCGGCCTTCAGGCAAATACTGCGGACCGAAGATGCCCGTGCTGAGTTCAGTCGTGATACCCTTCTGCGCGAATTTCTTCGTCAGACTCGCGTTGCCCGAATACACGCTTTGAAACTCCGCATTGCGGAACGTGCCCGTCCCGTCGTCATAGCGCACCTTCGACACGCGTCCGCCCAAATCCAATCCCCAGCCCGATGTCAGACTGAGACCCGTTTGCACTTCGGTCCCCAGACTGTAGGCCTCCGGCGAGTTGGCATAGACCGTTTCACCGTGATGCTCTCCGTAATGCAGCACAACCTTGTCGTCAAAATGCGTATAGAACACCGACACGTCGCTCGTGACCGCGTAATCCGTGTTCACCCACTGACGATTAACGGCAAACGATCCCGCCGTGCTGCGTTCAGGCGCGAGCTCCTTGGGCACGATAACATTTTCAAACCCCGCGTGCGCCGCTTCTTCCAAACTGAATATCGAAACGGGACGGAACCCCGCGCCGCCCGAGAGTCTGAAACCTGTCGCAACGTTCGGGCGATAGACCAATGAGCCGCGCGGAATGAACTGCACGCCGTGGTCGCGCCAGGCTTCCACCTTCGTGCCGCCCTGCACTGTAAACTTCTCACTATCATCCAGATGAATCGTGTGCTCTACGGTCGCGCCCGGTGTGTTGTAAAGCAAATCCGTCTCCACCGGCAGAACGAGATTGTCCGTGTAGTTCTGATGGTTGAAGAACAGCTCTACATGCGAGGCATGACGCTTGTTCCATTCACCGCGCGCCGAGGCCTTGCCCAAAAAGAGCTGCTGCTGCGCATCGTAATAGGTCGCGCCGTACCACGATTCCTGCTCGTGATTCACAAACGCGCCTTCAACCGCGCCGCTGAACTTCCCCTTCAGCGGGAACTCATACTTCCCTGAGGCCTCTTTGCGGTCGGTCAGAATGTCACGGCCGTACACTTCCGTGCCGCCGCGAAGTCCCGTATGCCAGTTCGTCTCGCCCGCGTAACGATGCTCATTGTAATAGCGCGCGCCAAGTTTCAAGCTGCCTTTGGCAAGTCTCGGGTCTATGCCGTAATTCAAATTCAATCTGCGGTATTTCGGAGTGTCCGTCAAGCCGTCGTCGTCGTGGTCAACATACTGCGGCTCCGCCGAGTGCATTACAGATAGCCGCATCGGAACTCTGCCGGTCAATCCGCTGGCGCTGGCCGACACCGTGCTCTTGCCGTTGTTGTCGATGGACATATTCGTGAGGATTCGCGGAGTCAATGACGCCCGCGCACTCACCAGATTCACCGCTCCCGCAATCGCACCGCTGCCAAACAGCGACGAACCCGAGCCCTTGGTGACCTGCACCTCT
Proteins encoded:
- a CDS encoding TonB-dependent receptor, which translates into the protein MKTRQIIIAIIALALPLQLFAGVLRGMIHDQDTGDVLVGATAVLDGTQRGAATNPKGWFTIANLAAGNYTLKVSMLGYESLTKDVTIPQSDTLELHLALAPSALEGEEVVIETERQKSGLDNTSTVRREVITATELQTKSKDGGLLSALTNKTGLRTKPCALCGSAGIGLQGLDPSYTEVNVDGLPVLSGLGTLYGLDGLSVSDVKEVQVTKGSGSSLFGSGAIAGAVNLVSARASLTPRILTNMSIDNNGKSTVSASASGLTGRVPMRLSVMHSAEPQYVDHDDDGLTDTPKYRRLNLNYGIDPRLAKGSLKLGARYYNEHRYAGETNWHTGLRGGTEVYGRDILTDRKEASGKYEFPLKGKFSGAVEGAFVNHEQESWYGATYYDAQQQLFLGKASARGEWNKRHASHVELFFNHQNYTDNLVLPVETDLLYNTPGATVEHTIHLDDSEKFTVQGGTKVEAWRDHGVQFIPRGSLVYRPNVATGFRLSGGAGFRPVSIFSLEEAAHAGFENVIVPKELAPERSTAGSFAVNRQWVNTDYAVTSDVSVFYTHFDDKVVLHYGEHHGETVYANSPEAYSLGTEVQTGLSLTSGWGLDLGGRVSKVRYDDGTGTFRNAEFQSVYSGNASLTKKFAQKGITTELSTGIFGPQYLPEGRNRDKSPAYAIWNFGLTKSWKQLSVSGSVNNLFDWTQPDDPYLRDENGRLLLDSSLIYGPQLGRTFSLALTWRYGA
- a CDS encoding COX15/CtaA family protein → MTDISPARRLASWLLFLSMLITILMLWGGFVRISGSGLSIPDWPLINGSLLPPFSEEGWQAVFDDYKQAYPALTDGMSLGTFETQFAIEYFHRFLAALVGIVLLAIIIRARKHPEVWAVSKRPLLWSGGLILVQAILGGMVVKLDLAAAVLAIHLGMAYVIFAILFWQALKLSRLGDPLRAGHEKAQRFGKEAIAATLIQVMSGGLVAGTGAGLVMNTWPKVGDHWIPPLSVMWGDFYSPVWANLWQNQILIQFFHRWWAFIVAGAVIHLIIKAMKMNLSPRGRLALRATATILVLQILLGIGNLLMKVPPYMAILHLAVAFLLYMVLIIVTHEVAYEPA
- a CDS encoding cytochrome c oxidase assembly protein, which gives rise to METQEELKSAETKRKNKKLALLLLIPVVVLMFGFTYAQVPLFRMFCQKIGISISPLNEVEYASTGRMCKVLYTGVTAGTLPVYFKPKESVQTVEVGQPFKNSYRFVNMSKDTVHFRPVHSILPEGAATKFTMTKCFCFDDQTMAPGAEREFEVVSVLSADMDASIEQVTLHYTLFEKDPETMEKNREIPNIASGTATGGSN
- a CDS encoding YncE family protein, yielding MSIFQLVIAPALLAAVLLYSGCSDSDSTTSASLVVDFPAAYVVMGEQGSLAVIDLRTDQLAGALPLRKMNRLAVSWPHHVSLSPDKARIAVGAVGADLSGGHGGHGDAGGSAVVVNAVTGATIASRDTESGIHNVAFSPDGTTLWFAEMSDSGQVHVVNSETLQSIATLPAGDEPAEVTFSSDGHLAFAANGASADVTVYDVASRQYLRTIPVGENPVGAWPGGNGWMYVDNENSRTISVFHHDSSSVSATIDLGFKPGYAALLTARNELWVSNADSGKVVIFEQSDSGWSRVAEIATGADAHAIAFTSDGVKAYITNQGAGTVSVVDTASRAKITDVSVGHRPNGIVLRELNG
- a CDS encoding heme-copper oxidase subunit III is translated as MSHTASHGHDAHHDHIHLPPPSYWPIFTAMSVGLLLTGVLMWLWEASMSMSAIFIGASLSVFGMMGWCQALIKENADIPNILEDDKWMKMGLKLFLVSEAAIFGAFFGHHYYTRFDFPQWPPVGAPHLDTTLPAIATLILMTSSVTMEYSHHLLKHDKREKSRLWLGITFILGIVFLGFQGHEYGFLKAYDQFTLSSGMFGSHFFAMTGFHGAHVATGIIMMAIVWLRMRLGHYTPERHFSFAAASWYWHFVDVIWIFLFFTIYLF
- a CDS encoding TlpA family protein disulfide reductase, giving the protein MSKSANLCRFAILLTCLLGLRMDAAAQPLVGSAAPNFTLNFSNGGSFTLSSLLGEVVHLNFFGATCGDCIADGLLSEEIYDLFATNTAFNIIGIDVWNLPAAYVNTTFRTNSGITYPLLVQGRNTAIAYNMEVNPVPSTTDIEHRGHVIIDQQGIIRYYAIYNPFDETQQAEMICVIKNLLGIAPPPPQNAAIIRMDEFGPLKLCWQPAVEPEGCDMRYLVFKSFAGDWSDEEFVTSTFETAIMLTSFPDSTCIFHVVAERQMP
- a CDS encoding protoheme IX farnesyltransferase, coding for MSQFRDYINLMKPSIMLLVLLTGAAALMLEGSFGAGNWEFWAILLGLMLTGGCANGLNQYFERDIDAQMGRTKNRRPLALRKMEPKHALVFVVSCGVIAILLFGLLFNWLSAAAAFATIVFYSFYYTLWLKPRTHLNIVIGGAAGAMAPIIAWIAATGTLSFTPWLLFLIVFFWTPPHFWALALCVKKDYARVSIPMLPVIKGDHETRRQILLYTFVLVAISLLLHAGLLYMTAALVLGGLFVYKAWKLLKGAEQNYAWGLFKYSIVYLTALFVIIMADAAITK